A portion of the Platichthys flesus chromosome 7, fPlaFle2.1, whole genome shotgun sequence genome contains these proteins:
- the tnnc1a gene encoding troponin C type 1a (slow) translates to MNDIYKAAVEQLTDEQKNEFKAAFDIFVQDAEDGCISTKELGKVMRMLGQNPTPEELQEMIDEVDEDGSGTVDFDEFLVMMVRCMKDDSKGKSEEELAELFRMFDKNADGYIDLDELKMMLESTGEAITEDDIEELMKDGDKNNDGKIDYDEFLEFMKGVE, encoded by the exons ATGAACGACATCTACAAGGCAGCG GTCGAACAGCTGACAGATGAGCAGAAAAATG AGTTCAAGGCCGCCTTTGACATCTTCGTGCAGGATGCGGAGGACGGCTGCATCAGCACCAAGGAGCTGGGGAAGGTGATGAGGATGCTGGGCCAGAACCCCACaccggaggagctgcaggagatgaTTGACGAGGTGGATGAAGACG gaagCGGCACGGTGGACTTTGACGAGTTCCTGGTCATGATGGTGAGGTGCATGAAGGACGACAGCAAAGGGAAATCAGAGGAAGAACTGGCAGAGCTTTTTCGCATGTTTGACAA GAACGCAGATGGTTACATCGACCTGGACGAGCTGAAGATGATGCTGGAGTCCACAGGAGAGGCGATCACAGAGGACGACATCGAGGAGCTGATGAAAGACGGGGACAAGAACAACGATGGCAAAATCGACTATGACG AGTTCTTGGAGTTCATGAAGGGAGTGGAGTAA
- the LOC133956705 gene encoding dual specificity protein phosphatase 7-like produces the protein MSNATPSKSVEWLQLELESGGTSLLLLDCRSHELYESSHIECAVNLAIPGLMLRRFRKGNIPIRTIIPSHEDKEKFMRRCKTDTVVLYDEGALGCQDSGAPTSVLGLLLQKLWEEGCKAFYLEGGFVKFHTEYPEHCETLLDSSCPSSSPPLSVLGFGNLRISSDCSDGESDREPSSATESEESPIPSNQPAFPVQILPYLYLGCAKDSTNLDVLGQYNIKYILNVTPNLPNMFEHDGHFRYKQIPISDHWSQNLSQFFPEAISFIDEARSKQCGILVHCLAGISRSVTVTVAYLMQRLNLSLNDAYDFVKRKKSNISPNFNFMGQLLDFERTLGLNSPCDNQRSTSEEQLFFTTPTNHNVFQLDTLGST, from the exons ATGTCTAACGCGACGCCGAGCAAGAGCGTGGAATGGCTGCAACTGGAGCTGGAGTCCGGGGGCacttccctgctgctgctggactgtCGCTCCCACGAGCTGTACGAGTCGTCCCACATCGAGTGCGCCGTCAACCTGGCCATCCCGGGGCTCATGCTCCGCAGGTTCAGGAAGGGCAACATCCCCATCCGGACCATCATCCCCAGCCACGAGGACAAGGAGAAGTTCATGCGGCGGTGCAAGACGGACACGGTGGTGCTGTACGACGAGGGCGCACTGGGCTGCCAGGACAGCGGCGCGCCAACGTCGGTGCTGGGGCTGCTGCTCCAGAAGCTGTGGGAGGAGGGATGCAAAGCGTTTTATCTGGAAG GTGGATTCGTGAAGTTCCACACCGAGTACCCAGAACACTGTGAGACCCTCCTCGACAGCTCCTGTCCGAGCTCCTCTCCCCCGCTCTCCGTCCTCGGGTTTGGGAATCTCCGGATCAGCTCGGACTGCTCCGATGGGGAGTCCGATCGAGAGCCGAGCAGCGCCACCGAGTCCGAGGAGAGCCCCATCCCCAGCAATCAGCCGGCCTTCCCCGTCCAGATCCTACCCTACCTTTACCTGGGCTGCGCCAAAGACTCCACCAACCTCGATGTGCTGGGCCAGTACAATATCAAGTACATCCTGAACGTCACACCCAATCTACCCAACATGTTTGAGCACGACGGCCACTTCAGGTACAAGCAGATTCCCATTTCGGACCACTGGAGCCAGAACCTGTCCCAGTTCTTCCCAGAGGCCATTTCTTTTATAG ACGAGGCTCGATCGAAGCAATGTGGCATCCTGGTGCACTGCCTGGCCGGCATCAGCCGCTCGGTCACAGTCACTGTGGCGTACCTGATGCAGAGACTAAACCTTTCCCTCAACGACGCCTATGACTTTGTCAAGAGGAAGAAGTCCAACATTTCCCCAAACTTCAACTTCATGGGCCAGCTCCTGGACTTTGAGAGGACGCTGGGGCTGAACAGTCCCTGTGATAACCAGCGATCCACCAGCGAGGAGCAGCTCTTCTTCACCACGCCGACCAACCACAACGTCTTCCAGCTGGACACGCTGGGCTCCACATGA